A window of the Chloroflexus sp. Y-396-1 genome harbors these coding sequences:
- a CDS encoding cytochrome c family protein: MNRLSAWLFTLFLIAVITGCGGGNQATSSSTSASANELPAALRDTSISAKGDVQKGKEVFGQCTACHTTTKEVLVGPGLAGLFSAEGPVLPKGVDYKGLLPNGKERSEANIAEWIRVGGTGRIGYMPPHDLTDQQMADLMAYLRTLK; the protein is encoded by the coding sequence ATGAACCGTTTGAGTGCATGGCTGTTTACCCTGTTTCTAATCGCTGTCATCACTGGCTGCGGTGGTGGTAATCAGGCCACTTCGTCATCAACCTCGGCATCAGCCAACGAACTGCCGGCAGCGCTCCGTGATACTTCGATCTCGGCCAAAGGTGATGTCCAGAAAGGGAAAGAAGTCTTCGGTCAGTGTACTGCCTGTCATACAACAACGAAAGAAGTCCTGGTGGGGCCAGGATTGGCCGGTTTGTTTAGTGCCGAAGGTCCGGTATTGCCGAAAGGGGTTGATTACAAAGGACTATTGCCTAACGGTAAAGAGCGCAGTGAAGCCAATATCGCCGAATGGATTCGTGTCGGTGGTACCGGTCGGATTGGCTACATGCCACCCCACGACCTTACCGACCAGCAAATGGCCGATTTGATGGCTTACTTACGTACCCTGAAGTAA
- the tenA gene encoding thiaminase II, which yields MRFTETLWESITDIYKAIIQHPFNEELAQGTLPREKFAFYMQQDALYLADFARALATMAGRSPDEAAILQFVHFAEGVAVVERSLHNTYFREFGIDTPTRQQAPACFAYTNFLLATVATRSYEEGMAALLPCFWIYWEVGHDIYRRAAPNNPYQKWIDTYAGQEFDEVVKQAITLTDSIAEQVSATQQQRMRDAFIYSSRLEWMFWDSAYRLEQWLP from the coding sequence ATGCGTTTCACCGAAACACTTTGGGAATCGATTACCGACATTTACAAGGCGATTATTCAGCACCCCTTCAATGAAGAGTTGGCCCAGGGTACACTCCCACGCGAGAAATTCGCCTTCTACATGCAGCAAGACGCGCTCTACCTGGCTGATTTTGCGCGAGCGCTAGCAACAATGGCCGGACGATCACCCGACGAAGCTGCGATCCTTCAGTTTGTTCACTTTGCTGAAGGGGTAGCGGTTGTCGAACGTTCGTTGCATAACACCTATTTCCGCGAATTTGGGATCGATACTCCAACCCGCCAACAAGCACCAGCATGCTTTGCGTATACCAATTTCTTACTGGCTACCGTAGCTACTCGTAGTTATGAAGAAGGGATGGCGGCACTCCTACCCTGTTTCTGGATCTATTGGGAAGTCGGTCATGACATCTACCGTCGAGCAGCCCCCAACAACCCCTATCAGAAGTGGATCGACACCTACGCCGGACAAGAATTTGATGAGGTCGTCAAGCAGGCAATTACGTTGACCGACAGTATCGCCGAACAGGTCTCGGCGACTCAACAACAGCGCATGCGCGATGCCTTTATCTATTCATCACGCCTGGAGTGGATGTTCTGGGATAGTGCGTATCGGCTGGAACAGTGGCTGCCGTAG
- the cynR gene encoding transcriptional regulator CynR translates to MELRQLRYFLAVVDEGHFTRAAEKLYISQPALSQQIKLLEEEIGAVLFERIGRRIRLTAAGEILATHARRALQELAEAHVALSELAGLQRGNLHIGVVQTVNAYLMPDLVAAFTTTYPAIRLHIEELATGDIEQGVAEGRLQFGIGFTPTEADGVVGEDLFTEELVLIVGRQHPWAHLPQVPVQALHQQPLILLSPAFCTRRLWDHCAHTAGIEPQVLVEMNTISNILAAVRQLSVATVLPSFVLCNQPDLIGIPLVDPTPRRTVGFLFRHHSYRCAATQAFVAMVHDRLAVSGLTAVSRG, encoded by the coding sequence ATGGAACTTCGCCAACTACGTTATTTCCTAGCTGTCGTCGATGAAGGCCATTTCACCCGCGCCGCTGAAAAGCTCTACATTTCACAACCGGCCTTATCGCAACAGATCAAGTTGCTCGAAGAGGAAATCGGTGCAGTGTTGTTTGAACGCATTGGACGCCGCATTCGCCTGACTGCTGCAGGAGAAATCCTCGCCACCCATGCTCGTCGTGCTTTGCAAGAATTGGCGGAAGCGCACGTTGCCCTCTCCGAACTGGCCGGGTTGCAACGCGGGAACCTACATATCGGTGTAGTACAGACAGTGAATGCCTATCTGATGCCAGACCTCGTTGCCGCTTTTACCACCACTTATCCGGCTATTCGTCTACACATCGAAGAGTTAGCGACCGGCGATATTGAGCAGGGTGTGGCTGAGGGACGATTACAATTCGGTATCGGTTTCACACCCACCGAAGCAGACGGAGTTGTCGGTGAAGACTTGTTCACGGAAGAGCTGGTTCTGATCGTTGGCAGGCAGCATCCATGGGCACATCTGCCGCAAGTACCGGTACAGGCGTTACACCAACAGCCGTTGATCCTCCTCTCGCCTGCATTCTGTACCCGGCGGTTGTGGGATCATTGTGCCCACACGGCAGGAATTGAGCCGCAAGTACTGGTCGAAATGAATACGATCAGCAATATTCTGGCTGCGGTGCGGCAACTCTCAGTGGCCACTGTGTTACCCTCCTTCGTGTTATGTAATCAACCCGACCTGATCGGCATTCCACTTGTAGACCCAACCCCACGACGAACGGTTGGTTTCCTCTTCCGCCACCACAGCTATCGTTGTGCGGCAACACAGGCATTTGTCGCAATGGTTCACGATAGACTCGCTGTAAGCGGATTGACGGCAGTTAGTAGAGGTTAA
- a CDS encoding protoglobin domain-containing protein — MSDVTIPGYTYGTAAVAQSPIGEEEFALLKQTVLWSDEDERYLRMAGEVLKDQVEAILDLWYGFVGSHKHLLYYFTGPDGQPIEHYLARVRQRFGQWILDACQRPYDQDWLNYQMEIALRHYRTKKNQTDDVSSVPMIPLRYMIAFIYPITATIKDFLARKGHSVTEVEHMYQAWFKSIVLQVTLWSYPYAKEGDF, encoded by the coding sequence ATGAGTGATGTAACCATTCCAGGCTACACGTATGGCACGGCGGCAGTAGCCCAATCGCCGATCGGTGAGGAAGAATTTGCTTTGTTGAAACAAACCGTATTGTGGAGTGACGAAGACGAGCGGTATTTGCGCATGGCGGGTGAGGTGCTCAAAGATCAGGTTGAGGCAATTCTCGACCTATGGTACGGTTTTGTCGGTTCACATAAGCATCTACTCTACTACTTCACCGGTCCTGATGGGCAGCCGATAGAACACTATCTGGCGCGAGTTCGTCAACGTTTTGGGCAGTGGATTCTCGATGCGTGTCAGCGCCCTTACGATCAGGATTGGTTGAACTATCAGATGGAGATTGCACTTCGTCACTACCGTACCAAGAAAAATCAGACTGACGATGTGTCGTCAGTGCCGATGATTCCATTGCGCTACATGATTGCCTTCATCTATCCCATAACTGCGACAATCAAAGATTTTCTCGCTCGCAAAGGACATTCGGTTACTGAAGTAGAGCACATGTATCAGGCCTGGTTCAAGTCAATTGTCCTGCAAGTGACGTTGTGGAGTTATCCATATGCTAAAGAAGGCGATTTCTGA
- the cytX gene encoding putative hydroxymethylpyrimidine transporter CytX, with product MSLQTRLREWLPRLQAPPTWGVDPVPAEHRRLRWFDIFVLWSSLGVGLLVLEAGALLVPGLSLLQALLAILVGTAIGTLLLALVGILGSEHGIPTMVLLRSVFGKQGSYLATIFNVVQLVGWTAFELWVIGLAADQVGQALFGVSNRTLWVAVFAVWCTLLALGGPLVVVREWLEKFGIWIVYAVTIWMTIYLFTHYDILALLSRPGTGEMPFWLGVDLVAAMPISWIPLVADYNRFVRRSKDSFWGTYLGFALTNIWFYSLGALFLLTANVSEPTPEHLITAIMAMTGGIVALAVILVDETDNAFADIYSTAISIQNIFPQFNQRLLIILTGVIGFIFATFLTMSEYFNFLLLIGSLFVPLFGIVLADYFVVRRWGLAEEAGEWRISALVAWLAGVLIYQAITQWAPQIGASIPCFLLTFLLYTGLRRLWQQRLVRVSREG from the coding sequence ATGTCATTGCAAACCCGTTTGCGCGAATGGCTACCGCGCTTGCAAGCTCCACCCACTTGGGGGGTTGATCCTGTTCCTGCCGAGCATCGCCGTTTGCGCTGGTTCGACATCTTTGTGCTGTGGTCGAGTCTTGGTGTTGGGTTACTGGTGTTGGAAGCAGGAGCGTTGCTAGTGCCCGGCTTGAGTTTGCTACAAGCACTACTGGCAATTCTGGTCGGAACGGCAATTGGCACCCTCTTGCTGGCGCTGGTTGGGATATTGGGAAGTGAGCACGGTATCCCCACGATGGTTCTGCTCCGCTCGGTGTTTGGAAAGCAAGGTTCTTATCTGGCAACAATCTTTAATGTTGTACAACTGGTGGGCTGGACAGCCTTCGAGCTATGGGTGATTGGCTTAGCTGCCGATCAGGTCGGGCAGGCCCTGTTTGGCGTGAGTAATCGTACTCTTTGGGTAGCAGTCTTCGCAGTCTGGTGTACCCTGCTCGCTCTCGGTGGTCCCCTTGTCGTCGTGCGAGAATGGCTAGAGAAATTTGGTATCTGGATTGTGTATGCGGTGACAATCTGGATGACGATCTATCTGTTTACCCATTACGACATCCTGGCGCTGTTGAGTCGGCCGGGGACAGGCGAGATGCCATTTTGGTTGGGTGTTGATCTGGTAGCGGCGATGCCCATCTCCTGGATACCGCTCGTGGCCGATTATAACCGGTTTGTCCGTCGCTCGAAGGATAGTTTCTGGGGGACTTACCTTGGTTTTGCGCTGACCAATATCTGGTTTTACAGCCTTGGCGCACTCTTTTTGTTAACCGCAAATGTGAGTGAGCCGACCCCTGAGCATCTCATCACGGCAATTATGGCGATGACGGGAGGCATCGTAGCGCTGGCGGTCATTCTGGTTGATGAGACCGACAATGCGTTTGCCGACATCTACTCGACAGCAATTTCGATCCAAAATATCTTTCCGCAATTCAACCAACGTCTCTTGATCATCCTCACCGGCGTCATCGGTTTTATCTTCGCTACCTTCCTCACCATGAGCGAATACTTCAACTTTTTGCTATTGATCGGTTCGCTATTCGTACCGCTCTTCGGCATCGTACTGGCAGATTATTTCGTGGTACGTCGCTGGGGATTGGCCGAAGAGGCCGGTGAATGGCGGATCAGCGCTCTGGTCGCATGGTTGGCAGGTGTCTTGATCTATCAAGCGATTACGCAGTGGGCACCGCAGATTGGGGCCAGTATTCCCTGTTTTCTGCTGACGTTCTTGTTGTACACCGGTTTACGTCGGCTCTGGCAACAGCGGCTGGTGCGTGTCTCACGTGAAGGATGA
- the thiW gene encoding energy coupling factor transporter S component ThiW: protein MKTRLIAQAVVLIALGVALAPFTSFPVGIARINPTQHFINVIAAVLLGPWWATGIAGVIAVLRISMGVGTVLAFPGGMIGALLAGLIFRFTRNIYLAALGEIVGTGIIAALVSGLWVAPVFMQRSMALSLLIASFLGSTIIGSVIGLIVLKALERAGVVRLVEQRGSVN from the coding sequence GTGAAGACACGTCTTATTGCTCAGGCGGTCGTGCTCATTGCGCTGGGGGTGGCATTAGCGCCGTTTACCTCATTTCCGGTTGGTATCGCCCGTATCAATCCTACCCAACACTTCATTAATGTGATCGCTGCCGTGTTGCTGGGTCCGTGGTGGGCAACCGGCATAGCCGGTGTAATCGCTGTGCTGCGCATTTCAATGGGGGTTGGCACAGTCCTCGCGTTTCCAGGTGGGATGATCGGTGCGCTGCTAGCCGGTTTGATCTTTCGTTTCACGCGCAATATCTATCTGGCCGCGCTAGGCGAGATTGTTGGTACTGGCATCATTGCCGCACTGGTGAGCGGTCTGTGGGTTGCGCCGGTCTTTATGCAGCGATCGATGGCTCTGAGCTTGTTGATAGCCTCGTTCCTCGGTAGTACGATCATTGGATCGGTGATTGGATTGATCGTTCTAAAAGCGCTTGAGCGTGCCGGTGTGGTTCGTCTTGTCGAGCAACGTGGGAGTGTCAATTGA